In Gymnogyps californianus isolate 813 chromosome 1, ASM1813914v2, whole genome shotgun sequence, the following are encoded in one genomic region:
- the LOC127026144 gene encoding tRNA wybutosine-synthesizing protein 4-like, with product MGRGRPGAPRPAAVQDTGGSSVVSKCSAAARGYIQDRFLRLLVGRRRRRRRAPLVHRGYYIRTRAIDHCVQDFLLKTQSHPRTQKSTENLALLWLSICHFDRNIWEGAVATQNSSTSCRRLPDFVTLQMMLLSIFHT from the exons ATGGGCCGCGGGCGTCCGggcgccccgcgccccgccgcc GTCCAGGACACCGGCGGCAGCAGCGTCGTCAGCAAGTGctcggcggcggcgcggggctaCATCCAGGACCGGTTCCTGCGGCTCCTGgtggggcggcggcggcggcggcggcgagcgcCGCTTGTCCACCG GGGTTATTACATCCGCACCCGTGCTATAGATCACTGTGTTCAAGACTTCCTGCTGAAGACCCAAAGCCACCCTAGGACACAG AAGAGCACAGAGAATCTGGCACTACTGTGGCTGTCCATTTGTCACTTTGACAGAAATATCTGGGAGGGGGCAGTAGCTACACAAAATTCTTCAACCTCTTGCAGGAGATTGCCTGATTTTGTCACTCTGCAGATGATGTTATTGAGTATTTTTCACACCTAG